One Desulfatitalea tepidiphila genomic window, TTCCTTCACCAGAAGTGGCGCCAGCCCCAACGAGGGCTCGTCGAGCATCAACATCTTGGGCGCTGCCATCAAAGCCCGCGCAATGGCGATCATCTGCTGCTCGCCGCCCGAACAGTAGCCGGCCATGCGATGGGTCACCTTGGACAGACGCGGGAAATGGGTATACATCAATTCATAATCCCTGCGGATATTGGCCGCGCCGTCCTTGCGGGTGACCGATCCGACCCGGATGTTCTCGTCCACGGTCAGGTGCTTGAACACCCGGCGTCCTTCGGGCACCATGACCGCCCCCAGGTGCACCACCTGTGTTCCCAATACGTTGGTGATGTCCTGCCCATCGAACTTGACAAACCCCTCGCGTATAGATCCGTTTTCCGGTTTGAGCAACCCGCTGATGGCCCGCAGGGTAGTTGTTTTACCGGCGCCGTTGGTTCCCAACAAGGCCACGATATCGCCCTGGGTCACGCCGATACTGACGCCGCGCAGCACCTGGATGATATCGTTGTAGACCACCTCGATGTTGTTGACTTCCAGCAACCGTTCGTTTGCAGAGCTCGCTGTCATATAACGTACCGTCTATGCCTGCTTTGGTGATGGATGAACCCGCCCACTGGGCGCGAAAAACGCTTGGCCCCCAGTGGGCGGCTGATATTGTGTCTCTTGCCTATTTGGCGAACTTGGGGATAAACGGCTTGCCCACGGCCTTGAAAACGCCACTTTGCACCGAATAGATCTGCAGGGTATCCACACCGGCGTGATCGGTGGGCGAATAGGTCACCGGCCCAACGGTGTTGCCCGGCGAATAGCTGTTGGCGCCGTTCATGGCGTTTAGCGTTTTGTAGAGGCTCTCCCGGGTCACCTTCCCGCCTTCGGCTTTGACGCGCCGGATGGCTTCCACTGCCACCTGGGCCACCATCATGCCATTGGTGTAGTTGTGGGAGTTGGCCGTCTTTTCATCGCGGCTATACTTCTTGGCCAGCATCAGCTGGAAATCGGTGCCCGGCCCCGGCTCCGAAGTGAGAGTGTAGGAAGTGGTCCAGAAAAAGCCTTCGGCCGCAGATCCGGCCAGATCGATCAGGTCGTTGCCGCCGGTGTAGTGCGCCCCGGTGAAGGTGAGCTTGCCCGGCTCGCCGAAGGTCTTGGCCGTCACACCGAGCCGCTGGGCGTCCTTGATCAGCGTGGCCACCGGCGACTGCACGGTCTGGCAGATGACGTATTGGACATTCTTGCTCAGCAGGCGCTGCAAGGTGGCGGTGTTGTCCAGGTCCTTGCCGTGCTCGACTACTTCGACGATGTCCATTTTGAGGCCGGATTTGACCGCATTCTGGACATCTTCCACCGGGCCGCGCCCAAAGGCCGATGGATGGATGAACATGGCCACCTGGGGAGTGCCGCCCTTGTGGTTGGCCACGATATATTCGGCCAAGCCGATGCATTGACTCGAA contains:
- a CDS encoding ABC transporter substrate-binding protein, translating into MKKRHAFMMQVVLAVIVCAVLAAPSHAGQVHKLALSLAITGPTSDAGNPYSKGVEDYVRYVNDTKLLGDDTVDCPIRDDQYQTDITKRNFEDFLSEGIVLYLNYSTGSTLALKRDFDEEKIPTIPASFHAGNLVDSKYIFLPIATYSSQCIGLAEYIVANHKGGTPQVAMFIHPSAFGRGPVEDVQNAVKSGLKMDIVEVVEHGKDLDNTATLQRLLSKNVQYVICQTVQSPVATLIKDAQRLGVTAKTFGEPGKLTFTGAHYTGGNDLIDLAGSAAEGFFWTTSYTLTSEPGPGTDFQLMLAKKYSRDEKTANSHNYTNGMMVAQVAVEAIRRVKAEGGKVTRESLYKTLNAMNGANSYSPGNTVGPVTYSPTDHAGVDTLQIYSVQSGVFKAVGKPFIPKFAK
- a CDS encoding ABC transporter ATP-binding protein, which produces MTASSANERLLEVNNIEVVYNDIIQVLRGVSIGVTQGDIVALLGTNGAGKTTTLRAISGLLKPENGSIREGFVKFDGQDITNVLGTQVVHLGAVMVPEGRRVFKHLTVDENIRVGSVTRKDGAANIRRDYELMYTHFPRLSKVTHRMAGYCSGGEQQMIAIARALMAAPKMLMLDEPSLGLAPLLVKEIFDNVKRINEEMQTTILVVEQNAKIALAISNYAYIMENGKIVLEGPSDKLQDNPDVKEFYMGVTQGGGRKSFKEVKSYKRRKRWM